One Cohnella candidum genomic region harbors:
- a CDS encoding NEW3 domain-containing protein → MKQRAWKSRILMAAALAISLLLYAAPAFAAGGTQIYTPYTNLSAPPGETINYQVDLINDTDEIKTADLSFQAGSANWTYELTADGHGIKQVAVKPKESQTVSLALTVPLEVEKGDYAFQLNAGAFGTLPIKVSVSEKGSYKSELSTEQPNMQGHSDSTFTYSLSLNNRTATKQQYALTAEVPNGWDSKFTVDGNGVTSVDIDPGASKSVTLNLTPAENAKADTYKVAVHANSGNTSADAEVEAVITGTYGMSLSTANDNLSATVTAGHERKLELVVKNTGSADLTDVNLTGTAPSEWEVSFEPKTLSSIKPGESKPVTATIKSSGKALAGDYVVGLTAQAAEKSAEASIRMTVKTSVLWGWIGVLIVLAVAAGVYGLFRKYGRR, encoded by the coding sequence ATGAAACAGAGAGCATGGAAGTCCCGCATTCTGATGGCCGCCGCCCTGGCGATCTCGCTGCTGTTGTACGCCGCTCCGGCGTTCGCGGCGGGAGGTACGCAAATCTACACGCCTTACACGAACCTTTCGGCGCCGCCCGGGGAAACGATCAACTACCAGGTCGACCTGATCAACGACACGGACGAAATCAAAACCGCCGATCTGAGCTTCCAAGCCGGCTCTGCGAACTGGACCTACGAACTGACCGCGGACGGGCATGGCATCAAGCAGGTCGCCGTCAAGCCGAAGGAGTCGCAAACCGTCAGCCTGGCGCTCACCGTTCCCCTCGAAGTGGAAAAAGGAGATTATGCGTTCCAGTTGAACGCAGGCGCGTTCGGTACGCTGCCGATCAAGGTCAGCGTGTCGGAGAAAGGCTCATACAAATCGGAGCTCAGCACCGAGCAGCCGAACATGCAGGGACATTCCGACTCCACGTTCACGTACAGCCTTTCGCTGAACAACCGCACCGCGACGAAGCAGCAATACGCCCTGACGGCGGAGGTCCCGAACGGCTGGGATTCCAAATTCACCGTAGACGGGAACGGGGTGACCAGCGTCGACATCGACCCGGGCGCTTCCAAATCGGTCACGCTGAATCTGACGCCGGCCGAGAACGCGAAAGCGGACACCTATAAAGTCGCCGTCCACGCGAACAGCGGCAATACGTCCGCCGACGCGGAAGTCGAAGCCGTCATTACCGGCACTTACGGCATGAGCCTGTCCACGGCTAACGATAACCTCAGCGCCACCGTGACTGCCGGCCATGAACGCAAGCTGGAGCTCGTCGTCAAAAACACCGGCTCCGCGGATTTGACCGACGTCAACCTTACGGGCACCGCTCCCTCGGAGTGGGAAGTGAGCTTCGAGCCCAAAACGCTCTCATCGATCAAACCGGGTGAATCCAAACCGGTAACCGCAACGATCAAATCGTCCGGGAAAGCGCTGGCCGGCGACTACGTCGTCGGTTTGACGGCGCAGGCAGCCGAGAAATCCGCCGAAGCGAGCATCCGGATGACCGTGAAAACCTCGGTCCTGTGGGGATGGATCGGCGTGCTGATCGTGCTGGCCGTCGCGGCCGGCGTGTACGGCCTTTTCCGGAAATACGGGAGGCGGTAA
- a CDS encoding ABC transporter ATP-binding protein: MSIQAENPVIELKSLVKKYGEFTAVDYLSLSVYPGEIFGLLGPNGAGKTTTILMMLGLTEPTSGSVKVCGIDSTRNPIQVKRKVGYMPDDVGFYEDRSALDNLLYTAGLNRVPPDEARERANLLLERVGLAEAARKRVGTFSRGMRQRLGLADVLIKNPEVIILDEPTLGIDPEGVRELLSLIRDLSRKEGLTVLLSSHHLHQVQQICDRVGLFVRGKLIASGDIDALSRQLDGAPSHRIEIDVSSSSGHLEEALRGIEGVSSVTRKEIDRLSSDSGGTDAPITLVVSSASDITPELADFVIRQGARIHGLRPHRYGLDDIYHRYFEGGETRERLG; this comes from the coding sequence TTGAGCATCCAAGCGGAAAACCCGGTCATCGAACTGAAAAGCCTCGTCAAAAAATACGGCGAATTCACCGCGGTGGATTACCTGTCGCTCAGCGTCTACCCGGGCGAAATTTTCGGCCTGCTCGGTCCGAACGGCGCCGGCAAAACGACCACCATCCTCATGATGCTCGGCTTGACGGAACCGACTTCCGGCAGCGTGAAAGTGTGCGGCATCGATTCGACGCGGAATCCGATCCAGGTCAAACGCAAAGTCGGCTATATGCCGGACGACGTGGGCTTCTATGAGGACCGGTCGGCGCTCGACAACCTGCTTTACACGGCGGGCTTGAATCGCGTGCCGCCTGACGAAGCCCGGGAACGGGCGAATCTGCTGCTCGAGCGCGTCGGACTGGCCGAAGCCGCGCGCAAAAGGGTCGGCACGTTCTCCCGCGGCATGAGGCAGCGGCTCGGGCTGGCCGACGTGCTCATCAAAAATCCCGAGGTCATCATCCTGGACGAACCGACGCTCGGCATCGACCCGGAAGGCGTGCGCGAACTGCTCTCGCTTATTCGCGACCTGAGCCGCAAGGAAGGCTTGACCGTGCTTCTGTCGTCCCATCACTTGCATCAGGTGCAGCAAATCTGCGACCGCGTCGGGTTGTTCGTGCGGGGCAAGCTGATCGCCTCCGGAGACATCGACGCCTTGTCGCGGCAGCTTGACGGGGCGCCGTCGCATCGGATCGAGATCGACGTCAGTTCCAGCAGCGGCCATCTCGAAGAGGCGCTTCGCGGCATTGAAGGCGTGTCTTCCGTGACGCGCAAGGAAATCGACCGCTTGTCTTCGGATAGCGGCGGAACGGACGCTCCGATCACGCTGGTCGTTTCCTCGGCCTCCGACATCACGCCGGAGCTCGCGGATTTCGTCATCCGCCAAGGAGCCCGCATTCACGGCCTGCGGCCTCATCGCTACGGCCTCGACGATATTTATCACCGTTATTTCGAAGGAGGAGAAACCCGTGAGCGTTTGGGCTGA
- a CDS encoding ABC transporter permease, with the protein MSVWADKLRGSMAARFRRDRPAAALESSRTPAPFWVMVQKEFGDHIRSWRFVILLAIVTLACIGSIYTAVTALKAGVSQADNPTDTRFLFLSMFTVSDGNLPNFLTFLSFLAPLIGIAIGFDSVNSERNKGTLSRVLSQPVHRDDFLNAKFAAGLLLIAVVIFSLGLLVMGMGLFTIGYPPTPEEFGRVIITLLITTVYVGLWLNLSLLFSVRFKQAATSALAGIALWIFFLVFFSMIVNLIGNATSPSDTADAAVILRHADWMQLLSRLSPAQLFQEAASTLLLPDVRTLNPFVTQEQAYLAISAPLPFGQSLLLVWPHIVALIAETAVCFAASYVLFMRQEVRSRS; encoded by the coding sequence GTGAGCGTTTGGGCTGACAAACTGCGCGGCTCCATGGCCGCGAGATTCCGACGCGACCGGCCGGCTGCCGCCCTGGAGTCGAGCCGGACGCCGGCTCCCTTCTGGGTCATGGTGCAAAAGGAATTCGGCGACCATATCCGCAGCTGGCGTTTCGTGATCCTTCTCGCGATCGTGACGCTGGCCTGCATCGGTTCCATCTACACGGCGGTCACGGCGCTCAAGGCGGGCGTATCGCAGGCGGACAATCCGACGGATACTCGGTTCCTGTTCCTCAGCATGTTCACCGTGTCCGACGGCAATTTGCCGAACTTTCTGACGTTCCTGTCGTTCTTGGCCCCGCTGATCGGCATCGCGATCGGCTTCGACTCGGTCAACTCGGAACGGAACAAGGGCACGCTCAGCCGCGTGCTGTCTCAGCCCGTCCACCGCGACGATTTCCTGAACGCCAAGTTCGCGGCCGGGCTGCTGCTGATTGCCGTGGTGATTTTCTCACTCGGTTTGCTGGTGATGGGCATGGGGCTGTTCACGATCGGATATCCCCCGACGCCGGAAGAATTCGGCCGCGTCATCATCACGCTGCTGATCACGACGGTGTACGTCGGCTTGTGGCTGAACCTGTCCCTGCTGTTTTCCGTCCGATTCAAACAGGCTGCAACATCCGCGCTGGCCGGCATCGCGCTGTGGATTTTCTTCCTGGTGTTCTTCAGCATGATCGTGAACCTGATCGGCAACGCCACGTCGCCTTCCGATACGGCGGATGCGGCCGTCATTCTCCGACACGCGGATTGGATGCAGCTGCTGTCCCGCCTGTCGCCCGCACAGCTGTTCCAGGAAGCGGCTTCCACGCTGCTGCTGCCAGACGTGCGGACGTTGAATCCGTTCGTCACTCAAGAGCAGGCGTATCTGGCGATCTCCGCACCGCTGCCATTCGGCCAAAGCCTGCTGCTCGTCTGGCCCCACATCGTGGCTTTGATCGCGGAAACGGCCGTCTGTTTCGCGGCTTCGTACGTGCTCTTCATGCGGCAGGAAGTCCGTTCCCGCTCTTGA
- a CDS encoding helix-turn-helix transcriptional regulator, with translation MDVILGLLHQRPYTGYEIKHAFQHQFSYFFDASFGTIYPTLGKMEKLGYITKESIPQDNRPVKHLYSLTDEGRKQFREYLVSPLEPESFRCDFLVRLTFGEHLGTDALIRLVEENLNGSRAYLAELEGKWTKFCDRMSPSQEIAIRIGIESNKARVKVLEEGLAKLKGKGL, from the coding sequence ATGGACGTCATCCTGGGGCTGCTGCACCAACGGCCTTATACGGGGTACGAGATCAAACACGCGTTCCAGCATCAATTTTCGTATTTCTTCGATGCCAGCTTCGGCACGATTTACCCGACGCTCGGCAAAATGGAGAAATTGGGCTACATCACGAAGGAATCGATTCCCCAGGACAATCGTCCCGTTAAACACCTTTATTCGTTGACTGACGAAGGGCGCAAACAGTTTCGGGAATACCTGGTCTCTCCGCTCGAACCGGAATCTTTCCGTTGCGATTTCCTCGTCAGGCTCACGTTCGGGGAACATTTGGGAACGGACGCCTTGATTCGGTTGGTCGAGGAAAACCTCAACGGCTCCAGAGCTTACTTAGCCGAGCTCGAAGGAAAGTGGACGAAATTCTGCGACCGGATGAGTCCGAGCCAGGAAATCGCCATTCGGATCGGGATCGAATCCAACAAAGCCCGCGTGAAGGTGTTGGAGGAAGGGCTGGCCAAGCTGAAAGGGAAAGGCCTGTAA
- a CDS encoding DHA2 family efflux MFS transporter permease subunit yields the protein MAKEKKGLIILSMMLGLLMSSLDNTIVSASINKVIDDIGGFDKNAWIFTAYMLASTSTMLIFGKLSDMFGRKRFYLIGISLFLIGSALCGTATDIYQLIFYRVIQGIGSGSIFPISFSIIYTLFRDPKDAAKMSGAFGAVFGLSSVAGPQLGTWISESLGWQWCFYVNLPIGIASFLVLLFALKESKAENKPKIDFLGAFLIVVSTVTVMLALELGGKDYAWDSWQILGLFAISAIGAVIFYFVEKRAAEPMLPLNIFKSKMVSGTSFIVFCQGAIMFAAITYMPYFATYVLGKSSSNALLTPMMASVIVGAILLGFLQAFLKFRTIMFMNMALGIVVSLLLMNLSYDDPYWKAIGIVVLLGLGVVGPLMSVAQNAIAASVDEKYIGVSSSIVGFWRSIGGVMGASVTAVIVNRDMTASAKQAVAQFHIPADQIATAGNPSYVFRFADQFLPKQADLVAFYSHELSHGINHGFVVSLCFMAAGVIASLFVGPAKMEMKKKGEEPSIQHVA from the coding sequence ATGGCAAAAGAGAAAAAAGGCTTGATCATCCTGTCCATGATGCTGGGACTGCTCATGTCCTCGCTGGACAATACGATCGTGTCCGCCAGCATCAACAAAGTCATCGACGACATCGGCGGCTTCGACAAAAACGCGTGGATCTTCACCGCCTACATGCTGGCGTCGACGAGTACGATGCTCATTTTCGGCAAACTGTCCGACATGTTCGGGCGCAAAAGGTTTTACCTGATCGGCATCAGCTTGTTCCTCATCGGTTCGGCGCTGTGCGGCACGGCGACAGACATCTATCAGCTGATCTTCTACCGGGTCATCCAAGGCATCGGATCCGGTTCGATCTTCCCGATCTCGTTCTCGATCATCTATACGTTGTTCAGGGACCCGAAGGACGCGGCTAAAATGTCCGGCGCTTTCGGCGCCGTGTTCGGCCTCTCTTCGGTAGCGGGGCCGCAGCTCGGCACCTGGATCTCCGAATCGCTCGGCTGGCAATGGTGCTTCTATGTTAACCTGCCGATCGGCATCGCCTCTTTCCTCGTGCTATTGTTCGCGCTGAAAGAGTCCAAAGCGGAAAACAAACCGAAAATCGACTTCCTGGGTGCCTTCCTGATCGTCGTCTCCACGGTCACGGTCATGTTGGCGCTGGAGCTCGGCGGCAAAGACTACGCGTGGGATTCCTGGCAAATTCTCGGCTTGTTTGCCATCAGCGCGATTGGCGCGGTCATCTTCTATTTCGTGGAGAAGCGCGCAGCCGAGCCGATGCTTCCGCTGAACATTTTTAAAAGCAAAATGGTTTCGGGAACCAGCTTCATCGTCTTCTGCCAAGGCGCGATCATGTTCGCGGCGATCACTTACATGCCGTATTTCGCCACTTACGTGCTGGGCAAAAGCAGCTCGAACGCCCTGCTCACCCCGATGATGGCGTCCGTTATCGTCGGCGCGATCCTGCTCGGTTTCCTGCAGGCGTTCCTGAAGTTCCGGACGATCATGTTCATGAACATGGCGCTCGGCATCGTCGTTTCCTTGCTGCTCATGAATTTGTCTTATGACGATCCCTACTGGAAAGCGATCGGAATCGTCGTGCTGCTCGGCCTCGGCGTCGTCGGCCCGCTCATGAGCGTAGCCCAGAACGCCATCGCTGCCAGCGTCGACGAGAAATACATCGGCGTATCGTCGTCGATCGTCGGCTTCTGGAGAAGCATCGGCGGCGTCATGGGCGCTTCCGTCACCGCGGTAATCGTGAACCGCGATATGACCGCATCGGCCAAACAAGCGGTGGCGCAGTTCCACATTCCCGCCGATCAAATCGCGACGGCCGGCAACCCGTCCTATGTTTTCCGTTTTGCGGACCAATTCCTGCCGAAGCAAGCCGACCTGGTCGCTTTCTACAGCCACGAGCTTTCGCACGGCATCAACCACGGCTTCGTCGTCTCCTTGTGCTTCATGGCCGCGGGAGTCATCGCTTCGCTGTTCGTAGGACCGGCGAAAATGGAAATGAAGAAAAAAGGCGAGGAGCCTTCCATCCAGCACGTCGCGTGA
- a CDS encoding M20/M25/M40 family metallo-hydrolase, giving the protein MVNRERLLAEFMELVQIDSETKHEQAISKVLKEKFGALGLEVTEDDTAAKTGHGSGNLFAWFPATPGAENAPGLLFTSHMDTVNPGNGIKPRLDDDGYIRSDGTTILGSDDKAGLSAIFEAVKVLKENNLPHGSIQLVITAGEESGLIGSRAMDGSLLRADFGYALDSNGAVGGIAVAAPTNSRQFITFKGKAAHAGVNPEDGISAIQVASKAVSRMKLGRIDHETTANIGRFEGGGEVNIVVDKVKIYAEARSRNHSKMEAVVASMKEAAESAAKEYGAELEFENIVIYPAYRFGDGDDVVEIAKSAIRQIGAEPFQFESGGGSDANMFNGNGVPTVNLAIGYEDIHTTNERIKADDIVKVAELVLAIVAETAKRSK; this is encoded by the coding sequence ATGGTCAATCGCGAACGTCTTTTAGCGGAATTCATGGAATTGGTGCAAATCGACAGCGAAACGAAACACGAGCAAGCGATCAGCAAAGTACTGAAGGAGAAATTCGGAGCCCTCGGCCTGGAAGTGACCGAGGACGACACGGCCGCGAAGACCGGCCACGGCTCCGGCAACCTGTTCGCCTGGTTCCCGGCCACGCCGGGAGCGGAGAACGCGCCGGGCTTGCTGTTCACCTCCCACATGGATACGGTAAATCCCGGCAACGGCATTAAGCCGCGGCTGGACGACGACGGCTACATCCGCTCCGACGGAACGACGATCCTCGGCAGCGACGACAAGGCGGGACTCTCCGCGATTTTCGAAGCGGTCAAGGTATTGAAAGAAAACAACCTGCCGCACGGCTCGATCCAGCTCGTCATCACGGCGGGCGAGGAGTCCGGCCTGATCGGCTCCCGCGCGATGGACGGCTCGCTGCTGCGCGCCGACTTCGGCTACGCGCTCGATTCCAACGGTGCCGTCGGGGGCATCGCGGTCGCGGCTCCGACGAATTCCCGCCAGTTCATCACGTTCAAAGGCAAAGCCGCCCACGCCGGCGTCAACCCGGAAGACGGCATCAGCGCGATCCAAGTGGCGTCCAAAGCGGTGTCCCGCATGAAACTCGGACGCATCGACCATGAGACAACCGCCAACATCGGCCGTTTCGAAGGCGGCGGCGAAGTGAACATCGTCGTCGACAAAGTGAAGATCTACGCCGAAGCGAGAAGCCGCAACCATTCCAAAATGGAGGCCGTCGTGGCGTCCATGAAAGAAGCGGCGGAGAGCGCGGCGAAGGAATACGGCGCCGAGTTGGAGTTCGAGAACATCGTGATCTACCCGGCGTACCGGTTCGGGGATGGGGACGACGTCGTGGAAATCGCTAAATCGGCGATCCGGCAAATCGGCGCCGAACCGTTCCAATTCGAATCGGGCGGCGGCAGCGACGCGAACATGTTCAACGGAAACGGCGTGCCGACCGTGAACCTCGCCATCGGCTATGAGGACATCCACACGACGAACGAGCGGATCAAAGCCGACGACATCGTCAAAGTGGCCGAGCTCGTTCTCGCCATCGTGGCGGAGACGGCGAAACGCAGCAAGTAA
- the prli42 gene encoding stressosome-associated protein Prli42, producing the protein MNKRMFKIVVWVTLGAMLFTTVLMSVSVFLR; encoded by the coding sequence TTGAACAAACGCATGTTCAAAATCGTCGTCTGGGTCACGCTGGGCGCCATGCTCTTCACGACCGTGCTGATGAGCGTCAGCGTATTCCTTCGATAA
- the lipB gene encoding lipoyl(octanoyl) transferase LipB, translating to MKPLHTEWLSRIGYAEAWELQKRLVREIDRGERGDTLLLLEHPPTYTIGSDRHPEHLLLGPEELERRGISVFQIDRGGDITYHGPGQLVGYPHLYLEAEGLDLHKYLRDLEEAIIGLLAEFGLQGGRKPAYTGVWVGDEKIAAIGVKFNKARTRRGFVTGHGFAFNVKRGVEKEGFTGIVPCGIREYGVTSLEALTGLELDVEEIGRRIVPHFRGVFGFSEAAGNSVIEGIR from the coding sequence ATGAAACCTTTACATACCGAATGGCTGTCGCGGATCGGCTATGCCGAAGCGTGGGAGCTGCAAAAGCGCCTCGTCCGGGAAATCGACCGCGGGGAGAGAGGCGATACGCTCCTGCTGCTCGAGCATCCGCCGACCTATACGATCGGCTCTGACCGGCATCCGGAGCATCTGCTGCTCGGTCCGGAAGAATTGGAACGAAGGGGCATTTCCGTGTTCCAGATCGACCGGGGCGGCGACATCACCTACCACGGTCCCGGACAGTTGGTCGGCTATCCCCACCTGTATTTGGAAGCGGAAGGCTTGGACCTGCATAAGTATTTAAGGGATTTGGAAGAAGCGATCATCGGCCTGCTGGCGGAGTTCGGCCTTCAGGGCGGGCGGAAACCGGCTTACACCGGCGTCTGGGTCGGGGACGAGAAAATCGCCGCGATCGGCGTCAAATTCAACAAAGCCCGCACGAGGCGGGGCTTCGTCACCGGCCACGGCTTCGCTTTCAATGTGAAGCGAGGCGTGGAGAAGGAAGGGTTCACGGGGATCGTTCCCTGCGGAATCCGCGAATACGGGGTGACCTCGCTGGAGGCGCTGACCGGTCTCGAACTGGACGTGGAGGAAATCGGGCGAAGAATCGTTCCGCATTTCCGCGGCGTGTTCGGTTTCTCGGAAGCGGCGGGGAATTCGGTTATCGAAGGAATACGCTGA
- a CDS encoding DUF1697 domain-containing protein, translating into MTVYAALLRGINVGGNKKVSMPLLKRMFEEMGFGRVQTYINSGNVIFEAESAEGEAALAERIEREIERAFGFPVAVMLRTDEELRQALENNPFASEGTPEELHLHVGYLGQLPSEAQLDKIRKYVTENDQFRLVGRELYVMFKAGMRDSKLGASMNKLGVPVTLRNWNTAGKLSAMASAKPE; encoded by the coding sequence ATGACGGTATACGCGGCGTTGCTGCGCGGGATCAACGTGGGCGGCAACAAGAAGGTCAGCATGCCCTTGTTAAAGCGGATGTTCGAGGAAATGGGTTTCGGACGCGTTCAAACGTACATTAACAGCGGCAACGTCATTTTCGAAGCCGAATCCGCGGAAGGGGAAGCCGCGCTGGCCGAGCGGATCGAACGGGAAATCGAGCGGGCGTTCGGCTTCCCGGTCGCCGTGATGCTGCGGACGGACGAAGAGCTTAGGCAAGCGCTCGAGAACAACCCTTTCGCGTCGGAAGGCACTCCGGAGGAGCTGCACTTGCACGTCGGATACCTCGGGCAGCTGCCGTCCGAAGCGCAGCTCGATAAAATCCGCAAGTACGTCACGGAGAACGATCAGTTCCGTCTCGTCGGCCGCGAGCTGTACGTCATGTTCAAGGCCGGCATGCGGGATTCGAAGCTCGGCGCTAGCATGAACAAGCTCGGCGTGCCGGTTACGCTGCGGAATTGGAATACGGCCGGCAAGCTATCCGCGATGGCGTCGGCAAAGCCGGAATGA
- a CDS encoding dihydrolipoamide acetyltransferase family protein encodes MAKQIVEIVMPQLAESLVNATIDRWLKQPGDMIDMYEPICELITDKVNAELPSTVRGKLVKILAGAGEVVDVGAPICLVETEQEIAAPAPQEEAPAPAAAAPSRPAAAVAAPAAFDPSAPMRARYSPAVQRLAAENGVDLTRVAGTGIGGRITRKDVETAIQSGLTGQTQAAYTPAPATPAATPALPARPAEPPRLPVVEVDEGQAASGREYAIDVTPIRNTIAKNMRQSVNEIPHAWTMVEVDLTNLVQLRAKLKDDFKKNEGINLTFMPFLLKAVVGAIKEYPLMNSVWAVDKIIVKRDINLSLAVGTEDSVLTPVIRNADQKTITGLAHEINELARKTREGKLKLSDMQGGTFTVNNTGTFGSVLSYPIINYPQAAIMTLEAIVKRPVVIGDMIGIRSMVNLCLSFDHRILDGIICGRFHQKVKEILEGFGPDTKLY; translated from the coding sequence ATGGCGAAACAGATCGTCGAGATCGTGATGCCCCAACTGGCGGAATCGCTCGTCAACGCCACGATCGACCGTTGGCTTAAGCAGCCGGGCGACATGATCGATATGTACGAGCCGATATGCGAACTCATAACGGATAAAGTGAATGCGGAATTGCCTTCGACGGTACGGGGCAAGCTGGTCAAAATTTTGGCCGGCGCCGGGGAAGTCGTGGACGTGGGCGCGCCGATCTGCCTCGTGGAAACGGAGCAGGAGATTGCCGCACCCGCACCGCAGGAGGAGGCGCCAGCGCCGGCCGCAGCCGCGCCGAGCCGTCCGGCCGCCGCGGTCGCGGCGCCTGCGGCGTTCGATCCGTCCGCGCCGATGCGCGCCCGGTACTCGCCGGCCGTTCAGCGTCTGGCCGCGGAGAACGGCGTGGATTTGACCCGGGTAGCGGGCACCGGTATCGGCGGGCGTATAACCCGCAAGGATGTCGAGACCGCGATCCAATCGGGCTTGACGGGCCAAACTCAAGCCGCCTACACACCTGCACCCGCAACTCCGGCGGCGACGCCCGCGTTGCCCGCAAGGCCGGCGGAACCGCCGCGTCTGCCCGTCGTCGAAGTCGACGAAGGCCAAGCCGCGTCGGGGCGCGAATACGCGATCGACGTGACGCCGATCCGCAACACGATCGCCAAAAACATGCGCCAGAGCGTCAATGAGATTCCGCACGCCTGGACGATGGTCGAAGTCGACCTCACCAACCTTGTCCAACTGCGCGCGAAGCTGAAAGACGATTTCAAGAAAAACGAAGGCATCAACCTGACGTTCATGCCGTTCCTGTTGAAAGCGGTCGTCGGCGCCATCAAGGAATATCCGCTGATGAATTCGGTTTGGGCCGTCGATAAAATCATCGTCAAACGCGACATCAACCTGTCGCTCGCCGTCGGCACCGAAGATTCCGTGCTCACGCCGGTAATCCGCAACGCCGACCAGAAGACGATTACCGGCCTGGCGCATGAAATCAACGAGCTCGCCCGCAAAACGCGCGAGGGCAAACTCAAGCTTTCGGACATGCAGGGCGGCACGTTCACCGTGAACAACACGGGAACTTTCGGCTCCGTGCTGTCTTATCCGATCATCAACTATCCTCAAGCGGCAATCATGACGCTGGAAGCGATCGTCAAACGGCCGGTCGTCATCGGCGACATGATCGGCATCCGTTCGATGGTCAACCTGTGCCTCTCCTTCGACCATCGGATTTTGGACGGCATCATTTGCGGCAGGTTCCACCAGAAGGTCAAGGAGATCCTGGAAGGCTTCGGGCCGGACACGAAACTTTACTAA
- a CDS encoding alpha-ketoacid dehydrogenase subunit beta: MPVIEYIEAIRTAMKEEMERDESVFVMGEDVGLKGGVFGTTKGLQQQFGEARSLDTPLAESAIAGVAIGAAMAGMKPIAEMQYSDFMFPATNQIISEAAKIRYRSNNDWSCPIVIRAPIGGGVFGGLYHSQCPESVFFGTPGLKIVAPATAYDAKGLLKAAIRDPDPVIFFENKKCYRLISDEVPEDDYVVPIGKSKVMREGSDITVIGYSMPLHYAMQAAEELSREEGVEAHVIDLRTLQPLDREGILEAAAKTGKVLIVHEDNKTGGIGAEVAAMIAEELLYDLDAPIRRVCGPDVPAMPINPPGEKNFLLNKDKLKAAMLELARY, encoded by the coding sequence ATGCCGGTTATCGAGTATATCGAGGCCATCCGTACGGCCATGAAAGAGGAAATGGAAAGAGACGAATCGGTATTCGTCATGGGCGAGGACGTCGGCCTGAAAGGCGGCGTGTTCGGCACGACCAAGGGGCTGCAGCAGCAGTTCGGCGAAGCCCGCTCGCTCGACACGCCGCTGGCGGAATCCGCAATCGCGGGCGTCGCCATCGGGGCGGCCATGGCCGGCATGAAGCCGATCGCCGAGATGCAGTATTCGGACTTCATGTTTCCCGCAACGAACCAAATCATCAGCGAAGCGGCCAAAATCCGCTATCGCTCCAATAACGACTGGAGCTGTCCCATCGTCATCCGCGCTCCCATCGGAGGCGGCGTATTCGGCGGGCTGTACCATTCGCAGTGCCCGGAATCGGTCTTTTTCGGCACGCCGGGCCTCAAGATCGTCGCGCCGGCCACGGCTTACGACGCCAAAGGCCTGCTGAAAGCGGCGATCCGCGATCCGGACCCGGTCATTTTCTTCGAAAACAAAAAATGCTACCGCCTCATCTCCGACGAAGTGCCTGAAGACGACTACGTCGTTCCGATCGGCAAATCCAAGGTGATGCGCGAAGGCAGCGACATTACCGTCATCGGGTACAGCATGCCCCTGCACTATGCCATGCAGGCGGCGGAGGAGCTGTCCCGCGAAGAGGGCGTGGAAGCGCACGTCATCGATCTCCGGACGCTGCAGCCGCTGGACCGGGAAGGCATTCTCGAAGCCGCGGCCAAAACCGGCAAAGTCCTCATCGTCCATGAGGACAACAAAACCGGAGGCATCGGCGCGGAAGTCGCCGCCATGATCGCCGAGGAGCTGCTCTACGACCTGGATGCGCCGATCCGCCGCGTCTGCGGGCCGGACGTGCCGGCGATGCCGATCAACCCTCCGGGCGAGAAGAACTTTTTGCTGAACAAGGATAAATTGAAAGCGGCAATGTTGGAGCTCGCGCGCTACTAA